Proteins encoded within one genomic window of Pseudomonadota bacterium:
- a CDS encoding RiPP maturation radical SAM protein 1, protein MPLAAVERPSIGLSLLAAALRGAGIETDVMYANLAFTERAGLDLVTLLGRLRDDRMVGEWLFSRAAFPDFFADDQRYFALIDLSLAEALAGSRERLLDMFEQARARATAFVDEVARRIVDERPRIVGVTSMFAQRCASIALLRRIHELDPRIITMMGGANCEGAMGRAHFKAFPYIDYVVCGEADGLIVNVVSDALRWGRDVEASRLPLGVYGPAHRRSSDQSATSGATPHRPLVHTLDALPTPEYNDYFDAIEASPMRDRIRPGLLAETSRGCWWGEKHHCTFCGLNGTGMTYRVKSAPRVLEELKTLTDRYGLRNLELVDNILAMPFFDTLLPALADVAPPYVLFAETKSNLRRHHLERLAAAGIRWIQPGVESLHDEVLRLMDKGCTGLINVQLMKWAREFGVHLTWFYLYGFPGEREEWYSEVAAWLPRITHLQPPGGMTPVRFDRFSPYHTRSAHYGLDLVPNRAHAFIFPLEPDLMRDFAYFFESAEQVREDAPGDWPPGKKGPGYGLMQQAITHWHERFWHGLPDVLHMADDGSRLSIIDTRAVATARRHTLEGLSREVYLACDQPQTLRTCAATVSASEQDVAAIWSTLDARHLILRQGDRVLSLAVRGELPTLPRRDQFPGGTVHSSAAPGGSAAQEIVRPREREKVSP, encoded by the coding sequence ATGCCCCTGGCCGCCGTGGAGCGTCCCTCCATCGGCCTGAGCCTCCTGGCCGCCGCCCTCCGCGGCGCGGGCATCGAGACCGACGTGATGTACGCCAACCTCGCGTTCACCGAACGCGCAGGGCTCGATCTGGTCACACTTCTCGGGCGTCTGCGCGATGATCGCATGGTCGGTGAGTGGCTCTTCTCGCGCGCAGCGTTTCCCGACTTCTTCGCCGACGACCAGCGCTACTTCGCGCTCATCGATCTCTCGCTGGCCGAGGCTCTCGCAGGGTCACGCGAGCGATTGCTCGATATGTTCGAACAGGCCCGCGCGCGGGCGACAGCATTCGTCGATGAGGTGGCACGCCGCATCGTTGACGAACGACCGCGCATCGTGGGCGTCACCAGCATGTTCGCGCAGCGCTGCGCCTCCATCGCGTTGCTGCGCCGCATCCACGAGCTCGACCCCCGGATCATCACGATGATGGGCGGAGCCAACTGCGAGGGCGCAATGGGCAGAGCCCACTTCAAAGCCTTTCCCTACATCGACTACGTGGTCTGCGGAGAAGCCGACGGGCTCATCGTCAACGTGGTCTCTGACGCCCTGCGATGGGGTCGCGACGTGGAGGCCTCCCGACTTCCTCTCGGCGTGTACGGCCCCGCACACAGACGCTCGAGCGATCAGAGCGCCACGTCAGGCGCCACGCCTCATCGCCCCCTGGTTCACACCCTCGACGCCCTGCCCACACCGGAATACAACGATTACTTCGATGCCATCGAGGCCAGCCCGATGAGAGACCGTATCCGACCGGGTCTGCTGGCAGAGACCTCGCGCGGATGCTGGTGGGGCGAGAAGCACCACTGCACCTTCTGTGGCCTCAACGGCACCGGTATGACCTATCGGGTCAAGTCGGCGCCCCGCGTGCTCGAAGAGCTGAAGACCCTCACCGATCGATACGGCTTGCGCAATCTCGAGCTCGTCGACAACATCCTCGCCATGCCGTTCTTCGACACCCTCCTGCCCGCGCTGGCCGATGTCGCGCCGCCCTACGTGCTGTTTGCCGAGACCAAGTCGAACCTGCGCCGCCACCACCTCGAGCGGCTGGCGGCTGCCGGCATTCGCTGGATACAGCCCGGCGTCGAGAGCCTGCATGACGAGGTTCTGCGCCTCATGGACAAGGGCTGCACCGGCCTGATCAACGTGCAGCTGATGAAGTGGGCGCGCGAGTTCGGCGTTCACCTCACCTGGTTCTATCTCTATGGCTTTCCAGGTGAACGTGAGGAATGGTATTCCGAGGTTGCTGCGTGGCTCCCCCGCATCACCCACCTGCAACCCCCGGGTGGCATGACCCCCGTGCGCTTCGACCGCTTCAGCCCCTACCACACGCGATCCGCGCACTATGGCCTCGATCTTGTTCCCAATCGCGCCCACGCATTCATCTTTCCCCTCGAACCCGACCTGATGCGCGACTTTGCGTATTTCTTCGAATCGGCCGAGCAGGTGCGAGAAGACGCGCCGGGTGACTGGCCCCCAGGCAAGAAGGGTCCTGGGTACGGCTTGATGCAGCAAGCGATCACGCATTGGCATGAACGCTTCTGGCACGGGCTCCCCGACGTGCTTCACATGGCCGATGACGGATCACGCCTGAGCATCATCGACACGCGCGCCGTGGCCACCGCGCGGCGCCACACTCTCGAAGGGCTGTCGCGCGAGGTCTACCTGGCCTGCGACCAGCCGCAGACCCTGCGCACCTGCGCTGCCACCGTGAGTGCCTCCGAACAAGACGTCGCCGCAATCTGGAGCACGCTCGATGCCCGTCACCTCATCTTGCGACAAGGCGATCGCGTACTGTCACTGGCCGTGCGCGGTGAGCTGCCGACCCTGCCGCGACGCGACCAGTTCCCCGGAGGAACCGTTCACTCTTCTGCCGCACCTGGCGGATCTGCCGCCCAAGAAATCGTTCGCCCGCGCGAGCGAGAGAAAGTGAGCCCCTGA
- a CDS encoding radical SAM family RiPP maturation amino acid epimerase, with the protein MTDTIETFPLLGRDPVDEAYIEDVAQTKRFLEHWSAFPDFRERLPHDTYGVTAEAGLKADPEVIRPSWDAAFKGTEISPSVLRYRAFLREKLQMRPQYRASTSHNEAFNAWRQRQINRTFGELGIAKADGIVHAGAAFELCRGCSVGCWFCGIGAKKLVEVWPYSDENAALWRGTLQALHDLIGQPAKQGFCYWATDPLDNPDYEKFICDFHDIMGRWPQTTTAQPMRDPERIRALLALSRSRGGQVERFSVLTKGTLRKVFETYTPSELVRVELVLQMEGNTTSKAFAGKARENTNRFEKEVAPPASLPGTGSTIACVSGFLVRMPEHLIELISPCPANERWPLGYRVHDRRTFASIEELRSHISDMTSETAMPRTVGARATVRWRRDLRFSATDDGFVVENAALRHAFNNSTYPAMGELGALLVEGMPAGDLALRLADTTSTPLEETFHVLNRFYGGGLFDDEPALTQRLEDDEVPAEPAPNRMEAAAHA; encoded by the coding sequence ATGACTGACACCATAGAGACATTTCCGCTGCTGGGCCGCGATCCGGTCGATGAAGCCTACATCGAAGACGTGGCGCAGACCAAGCGCTTCCTCGAGCACTGGTCGGCCTTCCCCGATTTTCGTGAGCGGTTGCCCCATGACACCTATGGCGTGACGGCTGAGGCGGGGCTGAAAGCCGATCCCGAGGTCATTCGCCCGAGCTGGGACGCTGCGTTCAAAGGAACGGAGATCTCGCCGTCTGTGCTGCGCTACCGGGCGTTCCTGCGCGAGAAGCTGCAGATGCGTCCACAGTATCGCGCCAGCACGTCGCACAACGAAGCCTTCAATGCCTGGCGGCAGCGCCAGATCAATCGCACCTTCGGTGAGCTCGGCATCGCAAAAGCCGACGGCATCGTGCACGCGGGAGCCGCCTTCGAGCTGTGCCGAGGGTGCTCGGTGGGGTGCTGGTTCTGCGGAATCGGCGCCAAGAAGCTGGTCGAGGTCTGGCCCTACTCCGACGAGAATGCGGCGCTCTGGCGCGGCACCCTGCAGGCGCTGCATGATCTCATCGGACAGCCGGCGAAGCAGGGGTTCTGCTACTGGGCCACCGACCCCCTCGACAACCCGGACTACGAGAAGTTCATCTGCGACTTCCACGACATCATGGGGCGCTGGCCCCAGACCACGACGGCCCAGCCCATGCGCGATCCGGAGCGCATACGCGCCCTCCTCGCCCTGTCTCGCTCGCGTGGGGGTCAGGTCGAGCGCTTCTCGGTGCTCACGAAAGGCACCCTGCGCAAGGTGTTCGAGACCTACACCCCGAGCGAGCTGGTGCGCGTCGAGCTCGTGCTGCAGATGGAGGGCAACACCACCTCCAAGGCCTTCGCCGGGAAAGCACGAGAGAACACGAACCGCTTCGAGAAAGAGGTCGCCCCCCCAGCGTCATTGCCGGGCACGGGCTCGACCATTGCGTGCGTGTCGGGCTTCCTCGTGCGCATGCCCGAGCATCTCATCGAGCTCATCAGCCCGTGCCCGGCAAACGAGCGCTGGCCCTTGGGCTACCGCGTCCACGACCGACGCACCTTCGCATCGATAGAAGAGCTGCGCTCCCACATCAGCGACATGACCTCAGAGACCGCCATGCCACGCACCGTGGGAGCGCGTGCAACCGTGCGATGGCGGCGCGATCTGCGCTTCAGCGCCACCGACGACGGGTTTGTGGTCGAGAACGCCGCGCTGCGCCACGCGTTCAACAACAGCACGTACCCAGCCATGGGTGAGCTCGGTGCCCTGCTCGTAGAGGGAATGCCTGCAGGCGACCTGGCGCTGCGTCTCGCCGACACCACCAGCACACCCCTCGAAGAGACCTTCCACGTCCTGAACCGCTTCTATGGGGGTGGCCTCTTCGATGACGAGCCTGCACTCACGCAGCGTCTCGAAGACGATGAAGTGCCGGCAGAGCCCGCGCCCAACCGAATGGAAGCCGCCGCCCATGCCTGA
- a CDS encoding RiPP maturation radical SAM protein 1 — protein MGVASSMTSLHSRSVSKTMKCRQSPRPTEWKPPPMPDVVLVQMPFSAIEHPSIALGILTATLRQSGMTVKSLFPNLDFCAQVGFKRYRLLDFTRTDHLVGEWVFAGAAFPEHEPDHEAYLNEMLKFSLPYIGGTADALREIFWALRREATTFVEETAKRIIAMRPRIVGASSVFQQHCASLGVMRRIRELDPSIVTLLGGANCEAEIGVTTRRNFPWVDFVVSGEADEIFAPLCRAILDHGRRIPTDQLPRGVISGDPATWTQPTDGAAPRARVMVLDKIPTPDYDDWFEALANSPVSEHVVPGLLVETSRGCWWGAKHHCTFCGLNGIGINYRAKSAPRVLEEFAALADRYRLPRLEVVDNILDNGHMKTVIPALAAQGTPYTLFYETKSNLKRDQVRALAEAGVLWIQPGIESLNDDVLKLMDKGTDALSNIELLKWGREFGVRIIWNLLLNFPGEKDAWYAEMTTWLPRIAHLQPPVSVSNVRYDRFSPYQERPQQYGIEIQAAQAYASVYPLPPEEIAQLAYFFEDVPEQATREDRIQNSLGRYALRNAIDVWIKHFFGGGQLTLLSVSDDGETLRFIDTRPVASQRRVEISGLARLAYLACETAQTSASALARVRKTLPDATDAEVTAALEALDKSALVLRLNNRYLALGVHGNIPSLPPKSAFPGGVPWVDAETVARMGPRPLWPPPSDTPCTPPPSTPRREVGV, from the coding sequence ATGGGGGTGGCCTCTTCGATGACGAGCCTGCACTCACGCAGCGTCTCGAAGACGATGAAGTGCCGGCAGAGCCCGCGCCCAACCGAATGGAAGCCGCCGCCCATGCCTGATGTCGTTCTGGTGCAGATGCCGTTCTCGGCCATCGAACACCCGTCCATCGCTCTGGGCATTCTCACCGCGACCCTCAGGCAGAGCGGAATGACGGTCAAATCGCTGTTTCCCAACCTCGACTTCTGCGCGCAGGTGGGTTTCAAGCGGTATCGATTGCTCGACTTCACACGCACCGATCACCTGGTGGGGGAATGGGTCTTCGCCGGGGCCGCGTTCCCAGAGCATGAGCCCGACCACGAGGCCTATCTCAACGAGATGCTCAAGTTCTCCCTCCCCTACATCGGGGGCACAGCCGATGCCCTGCGTGAGATATTCTGGGCGCTGCGCAGAGAGGCCACGACCTTTGTCGAAGAAACCGCAAAGCGCATCATCGCGATGCGCCCGCGCATCGTCGGCGCCAGCTCGGTGTTTCAGCAGCACTGCGCGTCGCTGGGGGTCATGCGACGGATTCGCGAGCTCGACCCCTCCATCGTCACGCTGCTCGGAGGGGCCAACTGCGAAGCGGAGATTGGCGTCACGACAAGGCGCAACTTTCCCTGGGTCGACTTCGTCGTGAGCGGCGAGGCCGACGAGATCTTCGCTCCTCTCTGCCGCGCCATTCTTGACCACGGACGGCGCATTCCCACCGATCAGCTGCCGCGTGGCGTAATCAGCGGCGACCCGGCCACCTGGACACAGCCCACCGATGGCGCTGCCCCTCGGGCACGGGTCATGGTTCTCGACAAGATTCCCACGCCGGACTACGATGACTGGTTCGAAGCGCTGGCCAACAGCCCCGTGAGCGAGCACGTGGTTCCCGGCCTGCTGGTGGAGACCTCTCGCGGATGCTGGTGGGGGGCGAAGCATCACTGCACCTTCTGCGGTCTCAACGGCATCGGCATCAACTATCGCGCCAAATCGGCACCGCGAGTGCTCGAAGAGTTCGCCGCCCTCGCCGATCGCTACCGCCTCCCCCGCCTCGAGGTCGTCGACAACATCCTCGACAACGGTCACATGAAGACGGTAATTCCCGCGCTGGCCGCGCAGGGAACGCCCTACACGCTCTTCTACGAGACCAAGTCGAATCTCAAGCGCGACCAGGTGCGCGCCCTCGCTGAGGCTGGCGTGCTGTGGATTCAGCCCGGCATCGAGAGCCTCAACGATGACGTGCTCAAGCTCATGGACAAGGGAACCGACGCCCTGTCGAACATCGAGCTGCTCAAGTGGGGGCGTGAGTTCGGCGTGCGCATCATCTGGAACCTCCTGCTGAACTTCCCCGGCGAGAAAGACGCCTGGTATGCCGAGATGACCACCTGGCTCCCGCGCATCGCCCACCTGCAGCCCCCCGTGAGCGTCTCGAACGTGCGCTACGATCGGTTCAGTCCGTATCAAGAGAGGCCCCAGCAGTACGGTATCGAGATCCAGGCCGCCCAGGCCTATGCCAGCGTCTACCCACTTCCACCCGAAGAGATCGCCCAGCTGGCCTACTTCTTCGAAGATGTGCCCGAACAGGCCACCCGCGAAGACCGCATACAGAACTCGCTAGGTCGATACGCGCTGCGCAACGCCATCGATGTGTGGATCAAGCACTTCTTCGGCGGGGGACAGCTCACACTGCTCTCGGTCTCCGACGACGGAGAGACGCTGAGATTCATCGACACCCGACCCGTCGCATCCCAGCGACGCGTCGAGATCAGCGGGCTGGCCCGATTGGCGTACCTGGCCTGCGAGACCGCCCAGACCTCGGCGTCCGCGCTGGCACGCGTGCGCAAGACCCTGCCGGACGCAACCGATGCAGAGGTCACTGCGGCCCTCGAGGCACTCGATAAGAGCGCGCTCGTGCTTCGGCTGAACAACCGCTACCTCGCCCTGGGCGTTCACGGAAACATCCCATCGCTGCCCCCCAAGTCAGCGTTTCCAGGGGGGGTGCCGTGGGTCGATGCGGAGACGGTGGCCCGCATGGGACCGCGCCCGCTGTGGCCACCGCCGAGCGACACCCCGTGCACACCGCCTCCTTCCACGCCCCGGCGTGAGGTCGGCGTCTGA
- a CDS encoding radical SAM family RiPP maturation amino acid epimerase: MRRRWPAWDRARCGHRRATPRAHRLLPRPGVRSASEQTGEHAMSRSELSTAPSPSGDIRLSTSETAQDVHPLFHRESAPPDPDYAREVAHAKRFCERHHGDAAFRAAVRRDAQAAIDAAGIAGTADDYRPLFDPVAWRRHLANPGASPRAVRRLLAFNAEKATWRSRLRNELRVDHPGLHAWRRRQILRCFGQLPTENAEYIVHAPVSFELCRGCSVGCWFCGISAGRLSAVWRYEAHREAWRNVLEVVREVVGDAGRLGFCYWGTDPFDNPDYEQFCRDHHEILGAFPHTTTAMADRDLTRARQLLELSQAHGCKLNRFSVLSLGALNRIHAAFTAEEMLYVDLALQHAQSQGAKTRAGKVLARARRAEEILAEDAGETVEVSTRERSGRSTLPTSQASTIACVSGFQLNLVDRRVRLISPCPASERWPDGYRVHAEAHYESPDDLRQVLKQMTSPETLQTFLSARSTVKLREDVKAIMQGDDLLLQGPFRTIALPVSRHPYASALAPLLTQDATVEAVALTLEREVGASLDRVFEVLNSLHALGLLDDEPSDACETNTTISSATREAAI; the protein is encoded by the coding sequence ATGCGGAGACGGTGGCCCGCATGGGACCGCGCCCGCTGTGGCCACCGCCGAGCGACACCCCGTGCACACCGCCTCCTTCCACGCCCCGGCGTGAGGTCGGCGTCTGAGCAGACAGGTGAACACGCCATGAGCCGCTCTGAGCTCTCGACCGCCCCCAGCCCGTCAGGCGACATCCGGCTCTCCACCTCGGAGACCGCACAAGACGTGCACCCGCTCTTCCATCGAGAGAGTGCGCCCCCAGACCCTGATTATGCCCGCGAGGTCGCGCACGCCAAGCGCTTCTGCGAGCGTCACCACGGCGATGCCGCGTTCCGCGCGGCGGTGAGACGAGATGCGCAGGCCGCAATCGACGCGGCGGGCATTGCGGGAACCGCGGACGACTACCGACCGCTGTTCGACCCGGTGGCGTGGCGACGGCATCTGGCGAACCCCGGGGCGTCGCCTCGCGCCGTGAGACGTCTGCTCGCGTTCAACGCCGAGAAGGCCACCTGGCGCTCGCGCCTGCGCAACGAGCTTCGCGTCGATCATCCCGGTCTGCACGCGTGGCGACGGCGCCAGATCTTGCGATGCTTCGGGCAGCTCCCCACAGAGAATGCCGAGTACATCGTGCACGCCCCCGTGAGCTTCGAGCTGTGCCGCGGCTGCTCTGTGGGATGCTGGTTCTGCGGCATCTCAGCGGGGCGGCTGTCTGCGGTGTGGCGCTATGAAGCGCACCGCGAAGCGTGGCGCAACGTGCTCGAGGTCGTGCGCGAAGTGGTGGGCGACGCAGGGCGCCTCGGCTTCTGCTACTGGGGCACCGACCCGTTCGACAACCCCGACTATGAGCAGTTCTGCCGCGACCACCACGAGATTCTCGGCGCCTTCCCCCACACCACCACAGCCATGGCCGACCGCGACCTCACGCGCGCGCGGCAGCTGCTCGAACTGTCGCAGGCCCACGGCTGCAAGCTCAACCGCTTCTCGGTGCTCTCGCTGGGCGCGCTCAATCGCATCCATGCCGCATTCACCGCCGAGGAGATGCTCTACGTCGATCTTGCGCTTCAGCACGCCCAATCACAGGGCGCAAAGACGCGCGCGGGAAAGGTGCTGGCACGCGCGCGACGCGCCGAAGAGATTCTCGCCGAAGACGCCGGTGAGACCGTCGAGGTCTCGACCCGCGAGCGCTCGGGGCGATCGACCCTGCCCACGTCGCAGGCTTCGACCATCGCCTGCGTGTCCGGCTTCCAGCTCAACCTCGTCGACCGACGGGTGCGCCTCATCAGCCCCTGCCCCGCGAGCGAGCGCTGGCCGGACGGCTACCGCGTGCACGCCGAGGCGCACTACGAGAGCCCGGACGACCTCCGACAGGTCTTGAAGCAGATGACCTCGCCCGAGACGCTGCAGACCTTTCTGAGCGCGCGGAGCACGGTGAAGCTGCGTGAAGACGTGAAGGCCATCATGCAGGGCGATGACCTGCTGCTGCAGGGCCCGTTTCGCACCATTGCCCTTCCCGTGAGCCGTCACCCCTACGCGAGCGCACTGGCCCCCCTGCTCACGCAAGATGCAACCGTGGAGGCCGTGGCCCTCACCCTCGAAAGAGAGGTGGGCGCCTCCCTCGATCGCGTGTTCGAAGTGCTCAACAGCCTTCACGCGCTCGGACTTCTCGATGACGAGCCCAGCGATGCGTGCGAGACGAACACGACCATCTCGTCAGCGACGCGCGAGGCTGCGATTTGA